In the genome of Conger conger chromosome 8, fConCon1.1, whole genome shotgun sequence, one region contains:
- the atp2b1a gene encoding plasma membrane calcium-transporting ATPase 1 isoform X2 encodes MAKNSYSGVKNSTAEANHDGDFGCSLKDLRSLMELRATEGLHKIQETGGVQALCSRLKTSPIEGLSGQPADISKRKEAFGQNLIPPKKPKTFLQLVWEALQDVTLIILEVAAIVSLGLSFYRPPEAERDHCGKAAGGVEDEGESEAGWIEGVAILLSVICVVIVTAFNDWSKEKQFRGLQSRIEQEQKFTVVRGGQVIQIPVAEIVVGDIAQIKYGDLLPADGVLIQGNDLKIDESSLTGESDHVKKLLNKDPMLLSGTHVMEGSGKMVVTAVGVNSQTGIIFTLLGAGEDDDDDEEKEEKKKEKEKKKEKKSKAQDGAAVEMQPLNSEDGGEREKRKANLPKKEKSVLQGKLTKLAVQIGKAGLVMSAITVIILVVLFVVDTFWIQGLPWVKDCTPIYIQFFVKFFIIGVTVLVVAVPEGLPLAVTISLAYSVKKMMKDNNLVRHLDACETMGNATAICSDKTGTLTMNRMTVVQAFLAEKHYRKVPEPELLPGSTMDLLIVGIGVNCAYTTKIMSPEKEGGLPRQVGNKTECALLGFALDLKRDYQAIRNEIPEEKLYKVYTFNSVRKSMSTVLKNADGSYRMFSKGASEILLKKCCKILMANGESKVFRPRDRDDMVKKVIEPMASEGLRTICLAYRDFPVSEGEPDWDNENDIVTSLTCLCVVGIEDPVRPEVPDAIRKCQRAGITVRMVTGDNINTARAIATKCGILQPGDDFLCMEGKEFNRRIRNEKGEIEQERIDKIWPKLRVLARSSPTDKHTLVKGIIDSTVIEQRQVVAVTGDGTNDGPALKKADVGFAMGIAGTDVAKEASDIILTDDNFSSIVKAVMWGRNVYDSISKFLQFQLTVNVVAVIVAFTGACITQDSPLKAVQMLWVNLIMDTFASLALATEPPTESLLLRKPYGRNKPLISRTMMKNILGHGVYQLTVIFTLLFAGEKIFDIDSGRDTPLHAPPSEHYTIVFNTFVMMQLFNEINARKIHGERNVFEGIFNNLIFCSIVFGTFIIQIVIVQFGGKPFSCVGLTVDQWLWCVFLGFGCLLWGQVISSIPTSRLKFLKTAGHGTQKEEIPDEELEDMDDLEEIDHAERELRRGQILWFRGLNRIQTQMDVVSAFQSGTSFQGALRRQPSTASQQLDIRVVNAFRSTLSPYEGLEKPESRSSIHNFMTHPEFRIEDSEPHIPLIDDTDAEDDAPTKRNSSSSPRVATPPTPPSPNKNNNAVDSSGVHLYPETGQSGSTPPSPALAPASPLHSLETSL; translated from the exons ATGGCCAAGAACTCGTACAGCGGGGTGAAGAACTCCACGGCTGAGGCCAACCACGATGGAGACTTCGGCTGCTCCCTCAAAGACCTGCGCTCCCTCATGGAACTGCGGGCGACCGAGGGATTGCATAAAATACAGGAAACGGGAGGCGTTCAAGCGCTCTGTTCCAGATTGAAAACATCGCCTATAGAAG GTTTGAGTGGCCAGCCTGCAGACATCAGTAAAAGGAAAGAAGCATTTGGACAGAATCTTATACCTCCGAAAAAGCCAAAAACCTTTCTCCAATTAGTGTGGGAAGCATTGCAGGATGTAACACTAATTATTCTAGAAGTGGCAGCCATAGTTTCATTAGGCCTTTCTTTTTATAGACCTccggaggcagagagagacc ACTGCGGGAAGGCAGCTGGAGGCGTAGAGGACGAGGGGGAGTCGGAGGCGGGCTGGATCGAGGGCGTGGCCATCCTCCTGTCCGTCATCTGCGTGGTGATAGTGACGGCCTTCAACGACTGGAGCAAGGAGAAGCAGTTCCGCGGGCTGCAGAGCCGGATCGAACAGGAGCAGAAGTTTACCGTGGTCAGGGGGGGTCAGGTCATCCAGATCCCTGTGGCCGAGATCGTCGTCGGGGACATCGCCCAAATCAAATACG GTGACCTCCTGCCGGCTGATGGTGTGCTGATTCAAGGCAACGATCTCAAAATCGATGAGAGCTCTCTCACAGGGGAGTCCGACCATGTCAAGaagttgctgaataaagatcccATGCTGTTATCCG GCACCCACGTcatggaaggttctggaaagaTGGTGGTCACTGCTGTGGGGGTGAACTCTCAAACTGGAATAATCTTCACTTTACTGGGGGCTGGAGAAGACGATGACGACGATGAggaaaaggaggagaagaagaaggaaaaagagaaaaagaaagagaagaaaa gtaAAGCTCAGGATGGAGCAGCTGTGGAGATGCAGCCTCTCAACAGCGAGGACGGGGGCGAGCGCGAGAAGAGGAAAGCCAACCTGCCAAAGAAGGAGAAGTCTGTTCTGCAGGGGAAACTCACCAAACTGGCGGTGCAGATAGGCAAAGCAG GTCTGGTAATGTCGGCCATCACGGTCATCATCCTGGTGGTCCTCTTTGTGGTCGACACCTTCTGGATCCAAGGCCTTCCGTGGGTGAAAGACTGCACCCCCATCTACATCCAGTTCTTTGTCAAGTTCTTCATCATCGGCGTCACAGTGCTGGTCGTGGCGGTGCCTGAGGGTCTTCCGCTCGCCGTCACCATCTCCTTGGCGTACTCCGTCAAA AAAATGATGAAGGATAACAATTTGGTGAGACATCTGGACGCCTGCGAAACCATGGGCAACGCCACCGCCATCTGCTCGGATAAAACCGGAACCCTGACCATGAACAGGATGACCGTGGTCCAAGCGTTCCTCGCCGAAAAGCACTACAGGAAGGTGCCGGAACCAGAGCTACTCCCAGGCAGCACCATGGACCTTCTGATCGTGGGGATCGGGGTCAACTGCGCGTACACCACGAAGATCATG TCACCGGAGAAGGAGGGCGGGCTGCCTCGGCAGGTGGGGAACAAAACTGAATGTGCCTTGCTGGGGTTCGCCTTGGATCTGAAGAGAGACTACCAGGCGATCCGCAATGAAATCCCTGAGGAGAAGCTCTACAAGGTCTACACCTTCAACTCCGTCAGGAAGTCCATGAGCACGGTGCTGAAGAACGCTGACGGAAGCTACCGGATGTTCAGCAAAGGGGCCTCTGAGATCCTGCTGAAGAA GTGTTGTAAGATCCTGATGGCAAACGGTGAGTCCAAGGTGTTCCGACCGCGCGATCGGGACGACATGGTGAAGAAGGTGATCGAGCCCATGGCCTCCGAGGGCCTGAGGACCATCTGCCTGGCCTACCGGGACTTCCCCGTCTCCGAGGGGGAGCCTGACTGGGACAACGAGAACGACATCGTCACCAGCCTCACCTGCTTGTGCGTGGTGGGCATCGAGGACCCCGTGCGACCCGAG GTCCCAGATGCCATCAGGAAATGCCAGCGCGCCGGAATCACGGTGCGCATGGTCACCGGGGACAACATCAACACGGCCCGCGCCATCGCCACCAAGTGCGGCATCCTGCAGCCCGGGGACGACTTCCTGTGCATGGAGGGCAAGGAGTTCAACCGCAGGATCCGCAACGAGAAGGGAGAG ATCGAGCAGGAGCGCATTGATAAAATATGGCCCAAGCTCCGGGTGCTGGCCAGATCCTCTCCCACTGACAAGCACACACTAGTGAAAG GTATTATCGATAGCACAGTCATAGAGCAGAGGCAAGTCGTGGCCGTTACGGGAGACGGCACTAACGACGGCCCTGCTTTGAAGAAAGCCGACGTGGGATTTGCCATG GGCATCGCCGGCACAGATGTGGCGAAGGAGGCCTCGGACATCATCCTGACGGACGACAACTTCAGCAGCATCGTGAAGGCGGTGATGTGGGGGAGGAACGTGTACGACAGCATCTCCAAGTTCCTGCAGTTCCAGCTCACCGTCAACGTGGTGGCTGTGATCGTGGCCTTTACCGGAGCCTgcatcacacag GACTCTCCACTCAAAGCGGTGCAGATGCTGTGGGTGAACCTCATCATGGACACCTTCGCCTCTCTGGCCCTGGCCACCGAGCCCCCGACCGAGTCTCTGCTGCTGAGGAAGCCCTACGGCCGCAACAAGCCCCTCATCTCCCGCACCATGATGAAGAACATTCTGGGCCACGGAGTCTACCAGCTCACTGTTATCTTCACCCTGCTGTTCGCAG GGGAGAAGATCTTCGACATCGACAGCGGGAGGGACACCCCTCTGCACGCCCCCCCTTCCGAACACTACACCATCGTCTTCAACACCTTCGTCATGATGCAGCTCTTCAACGAGATCAACGCCCGCAAGATCCACGGCGAGAGGAACGTCTTCGAGGGCATCTTCAACAACCTCATCTTCTGCTCCATCGTGTTCGGGACCTTCATCATCCAG ATCGTGATCGTTCAGTTCGGAGGGAAGCCGTTCAGCTGCGTGGGCCTCACTGTGGACCAGTGGCTGTGGTGCGTCTTCCTGGGCTTCGGCTGTCTCCTGTGGGGGCAG GTGATTTCGTCCATCCCCACCAGCCGGCTGAAGTTCCTGAAGACGGCGGGCCACGGCACGCAGAAGGAGGAGATCCCCGACGAGGAGCTGGAGGACATGGACGACCTGGAAGAGATCGACCACGCCGAGCGTGAGCTGCGTCGCGGTCAGATCCTCTGGTTCAGGGGGCTCAACCGGATCCAGACCCAG ATGGATGTAGTCAGTGCTTTCCAGAGCGGGACTTCCTTTCAGGGGGCCCTAAGGCGGCAGCCCTCCACCGCCAGCCAACAGCTCGAT ATCCGAGTGGTGAATGCATTCCGCAGTACCCTGTCCCCGTATGAGGGCCTGGAGAAGCCCGAGTCCCGGAGCTCCATCCACAACTTCATGACGCACCCGGAGTTCCGGATAGAGGACTCGGAGCCGCACATCCCCCTCATCGACGACACGGACGCCGAGGACGACGCCCCCACCAAGCGCAACTCCTCCTCGTCCCCGCGCGTGGCCacgccccccaccccgccctcgCCCAATAAGAACAATAACGCCGTGGACAGCAGTGGCGTGCACCTCTACCCGGAGACGGGCCAGTCCGGCAGCACCCCGCCCTCCCCGGCCCTCGCCCCGGCCAGCCCCCTGCACAGCCTGGAGACCTCACTTTGA
- the atp2b1a gene encoding plasma membrane calcium-transporting ATPase 1 isoform X3: MAKNSYSGVKNSTAEANHDGDFGCSLKDLRSLMELRATEGLHKIQETGGVQALCSRLKTSPIEGLSGQPADISKRKEAFGQNLIPPKKPKTFLQLVWEALQDVTLIILEVAAIVSLGLSFYRPPEAERDHCGKAAGGVEDEGESEAGWIEGVAILLSVICVVIVTAFNDWSKEKQFRGLQSRIEQEQKFTVVRGGQVIQIPVAEIVVGDIAQIKYGDLLPADGVLIQGNDLKIDESSLTGESDHVKKLLNKDPMLLSGTHVMEGSGKMVVTAVGVNSQTGIIFTLLGAGEDDDDDEEKEEKKKEKEKKKEKKNKKQDGSAENRKKGKAQDGAAVEMQPLNSEDGGEREKRKANLPKKEKSVLQGKLTKLAVQIGKAGLVMSAITVIILVVLFVVDTFWIQGLPWVKDCTPIYIQFFVKFFIIGVTVLVVAVPEGLPLAVTISLAYSVKKMMKDNNLVRHLDACETMGNATAICSDKTGTLTMNRMTVVQAFLAEKHYRKVPEPELLPGSTMDLLIVGIGVNCAYTTKIMSPEKEGGLPRQVGNKTECALLGFALDLKRDYQAIRNEIPEEKLYKVYTFNSVRKSMSTVLKNADGSYRMFSKGASEILLKKCCKILMANGESKVFRPRDRDDMVKKVIEPMASEGLRTICLAYRDFPVSEGEPDWDNENDIVTSLTCLCVVGIEDPVRPEVPDAIRKCQRAGITVRMVTGDNINTARAIATKCGILQPGDDFLCMEGKEFNRRIRNEKGEIEQERIDKIWPKLRVLARSSPTDKHTLVKGIIDSTVIEQRQVVAVTGDGTNDGPALKKADVGFAMGIAGTDVAKEASDIILTDDNFSSIVKAVMWGRNVYDSISKFLQFQLTVNVVAVIVAFTGACITQDSPLKAVQMLWVNLIMDTFASLALATEPPTESLLLRKPYGRNKPLISRTMMKNILGHGVYQLTVIFTLLFAGEKIFDIDSGRDTPLHAPPSEHYTIVFNTFVMMQLFNEINARKIHGERNVFEGIFNNLIFCSIVFGTFIIQIVIVQFGGKPFSCVGLTVDQWLWCVFLGFGCLLWGQVISSIPTSRLKFLKTAGHGTQKEEIPDEELEDMDDLEEIDHAERELRRGQILWFRGLNRIQTQIRVVNAFRSTLSPYEGLEKPESRSSIHNFMTHPEFRIEDSEPHIPLIDDTDAEDDAPTKRNSSSSPRVATPPTPPSPNKNNNAVDSSGVHLYPETGQSGSTPPSPALAPASPLHSLETSL; this comes from the exons ATGGCCAAGAACTCGTACAGCGGGGTGAAGAACTCCACGGCTGAGGCCAACCACGATGGAGACTTCGGCTGCTCCCTCAAAGACCTGCGCTCCCTCATGGAACTGCGGGCGACCGAGGGATTGCATAAAATACAGGAAACGGGAGGCGTTCAAGCGCTCTGTTCCAGATTGAAAACATCGCCTATAGAAG GTTTGAGTGGCCAGCCTGCAGACATCAGTAAAAGGAAAGAAGCATTTGGACAGAATCTTATACCTCCGAAAAAGCCAAAAACCTTTCTCCAATTAGTGTGGGAAGCATTGCAGGATGTAACACTAATTATTCTAGAAGTGGCAGCCATAGTTTCATTAGGCCTTTCTTTTTATAGACCTccggaggcagagagagacc ACTGCGGGAAGGCAGCTGGAGGCGTAGAGGACGAGGGGGAGTCGGAGGCGGGCTGGATCGAGGGCGTGGCCATCCTCCTGTCCGTCATCTGCGTGGTGATAGTGACGGCCTTCAACGACTGGAGCAAGGAGAAGCAGTTCCGCGGGCTGCAGAGCCGGATCGAACAGGAGCAGAAGTTTACCGTGGTCAGGGGGGGTCAGGTCATCCAGATCCCTGTGGCCGAGATCGTCGTCGGGGACATCGCCCAAATCAAATACG GTGACCTCCTGCCGGCTGATGGTGTGCTGATTCAAGGCAACGATCTCAAAATCGATGAGAGCTCTCTCACAGGGGAGTCCGACCATGTCAAGaagttgctgaataaagatcccATGCTGTTATCCG GCACCCACGTcatggaaggttctggaaagaTGGTGGTCACTGCTGTGGGGGTGAACTCTCAAACTGGAATAATCTTCACTTTACTGGGGGCTGGAGAAGACGATGACGACGATGAggaaaaggaggagaagaagaaggaaaaagagaaaaagaaagagaagaaaa ATAAAAAACAGGATGGCTCTGCTGAAAACCGCAAAAAAG gtaAAGCTCAGGATGGAGCAGCTGTGGAGATGCAGCCTCTCAACAGCGAGGACGGGGGCGAGCGCGAGAAGAGGAAAGCCAACCTGCCAAAGAAGGAGAAGTCTGTTCTGCAGGGGAAACTCACCAAACTGGCGGTGCAGATAGGCAAAGCAG GTCTGGTAATGTCGGCCATCACGGTCATCATCCTGGTGGTCCTCTTTGTGGTCGACACCTTCTGGATCCAAGGCCTTCCGTGGGTGAAAGACTGCACCCCCATCTACATCCAGTTCTTTGTCAAGTTCTTCATCATCGGCGTCACAGTGCTGGTCGTGGCGGTGCCTGAGGGTCTTCCGCTCGCCGTCACCATCTCCTTGGCGTACTCCGTCAAA AAAATGATGAAGGATAACAATTTGGTGAGACATCTGGACGCCTGCGAAACCATGGGCAACGCCACCGCCATCTGCTCGGATAAAACCGGAACCCTGACCATGAACAGGATGACCGTGGTCCAAGCGTTCCTCGCCGAAAAGCACTACAGGAAGGTGCCGGAACCAGAGCTACTCCCAGGCAGCACCATGGACCTTCTGATCGTGGGGATCGGGGTCAACTGCGCGTACACCACGAAGATCATG TCACCGGAGAAGGAGGGCGGGCTGCCTCGGCAGGTGGGGAACAAAACTGAATGTGCCTTGCTGGGGTTCGCCTTGGATCTGAAGAGAGACTACCAGGCGATCCGCAATGAAATCCCTGAGGAGAAGCTCTACAAGGTCTACACCTTCAACTCCGTCAGGAAGTCCATGAGCACGGTGCTGAAGAACGCTGACGGAAGCTACCGGATGTTCAGCAAAGGGGCCTCTGAGATCCTGCTGAAGAA GTGTTGTAAGATCCTGATGGCAAACGGTGAGTCCAAGGTGTTCCGACCGCGCGATCGGGACGACATGGTGAAGAAGGTGATCGAGCCCATGGCCTCCGAGGGCCTGAGGACCATCTGCCTGGCCTACCGGGACTTCCCCGTCTCCGAGGGGGAGCCTGACTGGGACAACGAGAACGACATCGTCACCAGCCTCACCTGCTTGTGCGTGGTGGGCATCGAGGACCCCGTGCGACCCGAG GTCCCAGATGCCATCAGGAAATGCCAGCGCGCCGGAATCACGGTGCGCATGGTCACCGGGGACAACATCAACACGGCCCGCGCCATCGCCACCAAGTGCGGCATCCTGCAGCCCGGGGACGACTTCCTGTGCATGGAGGGCAAGGAGTTCAACCGCAGGATCCGCAACGAGAAGGGAGAG ATCGAGCAGGAGCGCATTGATAAAATATGGCCCAAGCTCCGGGTGCTGGCCAGATCCTCTCCCACTGACAAGCACACACTAGTGAAAG GTATTATCGATAGCACAGTCATAGAGCAGAGGCAAGTCGTGGCCGTTACGGGAGACGGCACTAACGACGGCCCTGCTTTGAAGAAAGCCGACGTGGGATTTGCCATG GGCATCGCCGGCACAGATGTGGCGAAGGAGGCCTCGGACATCATCCTGACGGACGACAACTTCAGCAGCATCGTGAAGGCGGTGATGTGGGGGAGGAACGTGTACGACAGCATCTCCAAGTTCCTGCAGTTCCAGCTCACCGTCAACGTGGTGGCTGTGATCGTGGCCTTTACCGGAGCCTgcatcacacag GACTCTCCACTCAAAGCGGTGCAGATGCTGTGGGTGAACCTCATCATGGACACCTTCGCCTCTCTGGCCCTGGCCACCGAGCCCCCGACCGAGTCTCTGCTGCTGAGGAAGCCCTACGGCCGCAACAAGCCCCTCATCTCCCGCACCATGATGAAGAACATTCTGGGCCACGGAGTCTACCAGCTCACTGTTATCTTCACCCTGCTGTTCGCAG GGGAGAAGATCTTCGACATCGACAGCGGGAGGGACACCCCTCTGCACGCCCCCCCTTCCGAACACTACACCATCGTCTTCAACACCTTCGTCATGATGCAGCTCTTCAACGAGATCAACGCCCGCAAGATCCACGGCGAGAGGAACGTCTTCGAGGGCATCTTCAACAACCTCATCTTCTGCTCCATCGTGTTCGGGACCTTCATCATCCAG ATCGTGATCGTTCAGTTCGGAGGGAAGCCGTTCAGCTGCGTGGGCCTCACTGTGGACCAGTGGCTGTGGTGCGTCTTCCTGGGCTTCGGCTGTCTCCTGTGGGGGCAG GTGATTTCGTCCATCCCCACCAGCCGGCTGAAGTTCCTGAAGACGGCGGGCCACGGCACGCAGAAGGAGGAGATCCCCGACGAGGAGCTGGAGGACATGGACGACCTGGAAGAGATCGACCACGCCGAGCGTGAGCTGCGTCGCGGTCAGATCCTCTGGTTCAGGGGGCTCAACCGGATCCAGACCCAG ATCCGAGTGGTGAATGCATTCCGCAGTACCCTGTCCCCGTATGAGGGCCTGGAGAAGCCCGAGTCCCGGAGCTCCATCCACAACTTCATGACGCACCCGGAGTTCCGGATAGAGGACTCGGAGCCGCACATCCCCCTCATCGACGACACGGACGCCGAGGACGACGCCCCCACCAAGCGCAACTCCTCCTCGTCCCCGCGCGTGGCCacgccccccaccccgccctcgCCCAATAAGAACAATAACGCCGTGGACAGCAGTGGCGTGCACCTCTACCCGGAGACGGGCCAGTCCGGCAGCACCCCGCCCTCCCCGGCCCTCGCCCCGGCCAGCCCCCTGCACAGCCTGGAGACCTCACTTTGA
- the atp2b1a gene encoding plasma membrane calcium-transporting ATPase 1 isoform X5 produces the protein MAKNSYSGVKNSTAEANHDGDFGCSLKDLRSLMELRATEGLHKIQETGGVQALCSRLKTSPIEGLSGQPADISKRKEAFGQNLIPPKKPKTFLQLVWEALQDVTLIILEVAAIVSLGLSFYRPPEAERDHCGKAAGGVEDEGESEAGWIEGVAILLSVICVVIVTAFNDWSKEKQFRGLQSRIEQEQKFTVVRGGQVIQIPVAEIVVGDIAQIKYGDLLPADGVLIQGNDLKIDESSLTGESDHVKKLLNKDPMLLSGTHVMEGSGKMVVTAVGVNSQTGIIFTLLGAGEDDDDDEEKEEKKKEKEKKKEKKNKKQDGSAENRKKGKAQDGAAVEMQPLNSEDGGEREKRKANLPKKEKSVLQGKLTKLAVQIGKAGLVMSAITVIILVVLFVVDTFWIQGLPWVKDCTPIYIQFFVKFFIIGVTVLVVAVPEGLPLAVTISLAYSVKKMMKDNNLVRHLDACETMGNATAICSDKTGTLTMNRMTVVQAFLAEKHYRKVPEPELLPGSTMDLLIVGIGVNCAYTTKIMSPEKEGGLPRQVGNKTECALLGFALDLKRDYQAIRNEIPEEKLYKVYTFNSVRKSMSTVLKNADGSYRMFSKGASEILLKKCCKILMANGESKVFRPRDRDDMVKKVIEPMASEGLRTICLAYRDFPVSEGEPDWDNENDIVTSLTCLCVVGIEDPVRPEVPDAIRKCQRAGITVRMVTGDNINTARAIATKCGILQPGDDFLCMEGKEFNRRIRNEKGEIEQERIDKIWPKLRVLARSSPTDKHTLVKGIIDSTVIEQRQVVAVTGDGTNDGPALKKADVGFAMGIAGTDVAKEASDIILTDDNFSSIVKAVMWGRNVYDSISKFLQFQLTVNVVAVIVAFTGACITQDSPLKAVQMLWVNLIMDTFASLALATEPPTESLLLRKPYGRNKPLISRTMMKNILGHGVYQLTVIFTLLFAGEKIFDIDSGRDTPLHAPPSEHYTIVFNTFVMMQLFNEINARKIHGERNVFEGIFNNLIFCSIVFGTFIIQIVIVQFGGKPFSCVGLTVDQWLWCVFLGFGCLLWGQVISSIPTSRLKFLKTAGHGTQKEEIPDEELEDMDDLEEIDHAERELRRGQILWFRGLNRIQTQMDVVSAFQSGTSFQGALRRQPSTASQQLDVTNVSSPTHVAYSPAAAANTAATTVGYPSGECIPQYPVPV, from the exons ATGGCCAAGAACTCGTACAGCGGGGTGAAGAACTCCACGGCTGAGGCCAACCACGATGGAGACTTCGGCTGCTCCCTCAAAGACCTGCGCTCCCTCATGGAACTGCGGGCGACCGAGGGATTGCATAAAATACAGGAAACGGGAGGCGTTCAAGCGCTCTGTTCCAGATTGAAAACATCGCCTATAGAAG GTTTGAGTGGCCAGCCTGCAGACATCAGTAAAAGGAAAGAAGCATTTGGACAGAATCTTATACCTCCGAAAAAGCCAAAAACCTTTCTCCAATTAGTGTGGGAAGCATTGCAGGATGTAACACTAATTATTCTAGAAGTGGCAGCCATAGTTTCATTAGGCCTTTCTTTTTATAGACCTccggaggcagagagagacc ACTGCGGGAAGGCAGCTGGAGGCGTAGAGGACGAGGGGGAGTCGGAGGCGGGCTGGATCGAGGGCGTGGCCATCCTCCTGTCCGTCATCTGCGTGGTGATAGTGACGGCCTTCAACGACTGGAGCAAGGAGAAGCAGTTCCGCGGGCTGCAGAGCCGGATCGAACAGGAGCAGAAGTTTACCGTGGTCAGGGGGGGTCAGGTCATCCAGATCCCTGTGGCCGAGATCGTCGTCGGGGACATCGCCCAAATCAAATACG GTGACCTCCTGCCGGCTGATGGTGTGCTGATTCAAGGCAACGATCTCAAAATCGATGAGAGCTCTCTCACAGGGGAGTCCGACCATGTCAAGaagttgctgaataaagatcccATGCTGTTATCCG GCACCCACGTcatggaaggttctggaaagaTGGTGGTCACTGCTGTGGGGGTGAACTCTCAAACTGGAATAATCTTCACTTTACTGGGGGCTGGAGAAGACGATGACGACGATGAggaaaaggaggagaagaagaaggaaaaagagaaaaagaaagagaagaaaa ATAAAAAACAGGATGGCTCTGCTGAAAACCGCAAAAAAG gtaAAGCTCAGGATGGAGCAGCTGTGGAGATGCAGCCTCTCAACAGCGAGGACGGGGGCGAGCGCGAGAAGAGGAAAGCCAACCTGCCAAAGAAGGAGAAGTCTGTTCTGCAGGGGAAACTCACCAAACTGGCGGTGCAGATAGGCAAAGCAG GTCTGGTAATGTCGGCCATCACGGTCATCATCCTGGTGGTCCTCTTTGTGGTCGACACCTTCTGGATCCAAGGCCTTCCGTGGGTGAAAGACTGCACCCCCATCTACATCCAGTTCTTTGTCAAGTTCTTCATCATCGGCGTCACAGTGCTGGTCGTGGCGGTGCCTGAGGGTCTTCCGCTCGCCGTCACCATCTCCTTGGCGTACTCCGTCAAA AAAATGATGAAGGATAACAATTTGGTGAGACATCTGGACGCCTGCGAAACCATGGGCAACGCCACCGCCATCTGCTCGGATAAAACCGGAACCCTGACCATGAACAGGATGACCGTGGTCCAAGCGTTCCTCGCCGAAAAGCACTACAGGAAGGTGCCGGAACCAGAGCTACTCCCAGGCAGCACCATGGACCTTCTGATCGTGGGGATCGGGGTCAACTGCGCGTACACCACGAAGATCATG TCACCGGAGAAGGAGGGCGGGCTGCCTCGGCAGGTGGGGAACAAAACTGAATGTGCCTTGCTGGGGTTCGCCTTGGATCTGAAGAGAGACTACCAGGCGATCCGCAATGAAATCCCTGAGGAGAAGCTCTACAAGGTCTACACCTTCAACTCCGTCAGGAAGTCCATGAGCACGGTGCTGAAGAACGCTGACGGAAGCTACCGGATGTTCAGCAAAGGGGCCTCTGAGATCCTGCTGAAGAA GTGTTGTAAGATCCTGATGGCAAACGGTGAGTCCAAGGTGTTCCGACCGCGCGATCGGGACGACATGGTGAAGAAGGTGATCGAGCCCATGGCCTCCGAGGGCCTGAGGACCATCTGCCTGGCCTACCGGGACTTCCCCGTCTCCGAGGGGGAGCCTGACTGGGACAACGAGAACGACATCGTCACCAGCCTCACCTGCTTGTGCGTGGTGGGCATCGAGGACCCCGTGCGACCCGAG GTCCCAGATGCCATCAGGAAATGCCAGCGCGCCGGAATCACGGTGCGCATGGTCACCGGGGACAACATCAACACGGCCCGCGCCATCGCCACCAAGTGCGGCATCCTGCAGCCCGGGGACGACTTCCTGTGCATGGAGGGCAAGGAGTTCAACCGCAGGATCCGCAACGAGAAGGGAGAG ATCGAGCAGGAGCGCATTGATAAAATATGGCCCAAGCTCCGGGTGCTGGCCAGATCCTCTCCCACTGACAAGCACACACTAGTGAAAG GTATTATCGATAGCACAGTCATAGAGCAGAGGCAAGTCGTGGCCGTTACGGGAGACGGCACTAACGACGGCCCTGCTTTGAAGAAAGCCGACGTGGGATTTGCCATG GGCATCGCCGGCACAGATGTGGCGAAGGAGGCCTCGGACATCATCCTGACGGACGACAACTTCAGCAGCATCGTGAAGGCGGTGATGTGGGGGAGGAACGTGTACGACAGCATCTCCAAGTTCCTGCAGTTCCAGCTCACCGTCAACGTGGTGGCTGTGATCGTGGCCTTTACCGGAGCCTgcatcacacag GACTCTCCACTCAAAGCGGTGCAGATGCTGTGGGTGAACCTCATCATGGACACCTTCGCCTCTCTGGCCCTGGCCACCGAGCCCCCGACCGAGTCTCTGCTGCTGAGGAAGCCCTACGGCCGCAACAAGCCCCTCATCTCCCGCACCATGATGAAGAACATTCTGGGCCACGGAGTCTACCAGCTCACTGTTATCTTCACCCTGCTGTTCGCAG GGGAGAAGATCTTCGACATCGACAGCGGGAGGGACACCCCTCTGCACGCCCCCCCTTCCGAACACTACACCATCGTCTTCAACACCTTCGTCATGATGCAGCTCTTCAACGAGATCAACGCCCGCAAGATCCACGGCGAGAGGAACGTCTTCGAGGGCATCTTCAACAACCTCATCTTCTGCTCCATCGTGTTCGGGACCTTCATCATCCAG ATCGTGATCGTTCAGTTCGGAGGGAAGCCGTTCAGCTGCGTGGGCCTCACTGTGGACCAGTGGCTGTGGTGCGTCTTCCTGGGCTTCGGCTGTCTCCTGTGGGGGCAG GTGATTTCGTCCATCCCCACCAGCCGGCTGAAGTTCCTGAAGACGGCGGGCCACGGCACGCAGAAGGAGGAGATCCCCGACGAGGAGCTGGAGGACATGGACGACCTGGAAGAGATCGACCACGCCGAGCGTGAGCTGCGTCGCGGTCAGATCCTCTGGTTCAGGGGGCTCAACCGGATCCAGACCCAG ATGGATGTAGTCAGTGCTTTCCAGAGCGGGACTTCCTTTCAGGGGGCCCTAAGGCGGCAGCCCTCCACCGCCAGCCAACAGCTCGATGTAACCAATGTTTCTAGCCCTACACATGTAGCCTATTCTCCTGCTGCTGCCGCCAACACCGCTGCTACCACTGTGGGGT ATCCGAGTGGTGAATGCATTCCGCAGTACCCTGTCCCCGTATGA